tgtcattctgtctctagtgtcgctaacacgactccgatctccgtctcgcgcagcagagctccgatgctggtgagcaatgcagggctctcaagtgtcacgcattgagcgtgagactcacgcactcccgccacacatcgtatttctcacgttgaaaaaaactctcggctctttaatgttttaatgcaggggtgctccatatgtcgatcgcggtcgccgcagagttccgatgccggtctgcacgcatgaaaagtcactagcaccaccccccccccgtcaacaactcttctcggagctctcgcctgtcttgagagcctgtaaatgtatatatgtgatgaatcatgattaatccacagaaacctgtgattaacctgattaaaaatgttaatcgtttcacagccctagtaataAGATCAGTTTGAATGGACCGGCCGTCTCGGGCATGAAGTGTCATTTGTAAAAGAAAAGATCAATCTGCGTTTGAGTAATAACTGATAGTCTGTTGTGTCTCTGCCCATCGGGGACATCACGTTGTGGTCATCGTTTCTCAGTTGTTCTGTTGGACCCGTTCTGATGTCCCTGTCCACTCTGAACTCGGGTCCATCAGTTATTACACCGGTTCTCACAATGAAGCTGTAGCGACGCCATGCAGTTCACCGTTGCTCCACCAGGGGGTGTCACTGAGTCCTCTAGAGACCAAAGAGTGCAGCCCAGACCCTCTACAGAACCTCTGCTCTTGGCCTCTGCAGTTCGACTGGCACCGCCTCATGTGAGCCGGACCGACAGGCGAGAGTTCTGCTCGCTGAGCCAGCACTGCCTACGTGTCCCAGGGAGCATTGCGTGTGAGCTTCTGACGGCCGAGTGCTCACCAGTCGTATCCTCTTGCTTCGTTCAGCTCCAAAGAATACCGTCTGAGACGCGGCGGAGCTCCGAGTTCATATTCTAGAGATCATCTTCCTCCAGTTCTCGACGTGTCGCCGTCCGCTCCGGCTTCACATCGATGTTCCTCTTGTGTGTTCCAGATAACTTTGGCTTCAAGCAGGAGGAGCGCTTTGACTGTGGAGCGAAATCCGGTGACGTGTTTGCGACTCAGAGGAGATTCCCCCAGGCCTTGTTCTGGGACTATAAGGTACGTCACGAACAGCAGAGGCCAATCGAGTGGTGAACATGTCCTCCAGAGGACCCCAGGGGGGCATGGAGGGAAATGCTAACTCTTTAATTTCAAGACTTTTATTGATTACTtgacatattacaaactacacagACATGTAAACtgagtcattaataaataaagagcgccATGTTTAGGTGACGGCGTTAACGGGCTTGCAGCTGAGTTTGGCGTTCCTGCTgatgcccttcaaaataagagctcaacattgagctttaaaaAGAGGTTTAGGtgaaagctcattgcagcgttAATGAGATCACGTGATCACTCACACATCTGCACTCGGtttgcaaaggttgcacatTGTTGTTATCTTTAAGGTACTCTGTGTAAAACAGGTCAACTGCAGCCACAAGGAGTTCCTCTGCACAGACAGAAGTGTCTTTGTGTTCTGAGGTTGAGTGTCTGACGGAGCCCTCTGCTTCCATTGACAGTCACCAAGTGGTTCCAGTCCTTCAGCGTGTCCCTTCTCCTCGGGGGCGATGAAGAGTTAGAGCCGCCGGTCGACATGTTCTGGTGGTTctgaccagtggcgtcccttTAGGGTTTAAACATCCGGGCTAAAGCCGGATGTTTTAATTAGCcaatgttaattaaaaaaaatgaaaaagatttggcacacaagtggttaacacctccaggtcgcacgtgacgtcattcacccaaaacagcggagtcaggctggcagcaggcgcacgtaacagcaagctgctgtctgagagtgtttctatgcgTTCACATTTCGTTGCTTCaccctctgggctaagcccagcgccgccgctcccataacgcgcatcgctctgccgtgatacgcgctgacacatccgcgcacacagatgagcacactctcactagaaaaactcactagcaccccccccgtcgacaacgatcGCCGTGGGCTAAGTCccagatgtatccaaatcctagagacgcgcctggtTCTGACCGAGTTTCCTCTTTTCTCTACAGTTGAATTTGATTGGAGAAAGAGACGACGTGCCCATTCACTTCTGTGATAAATGTGGGCTTCCCATCCACCTGTACGGGCGCATGGTACGtatggaggcggagctccgtctggaggcgtggcctcgcctcacgctctccctctctcctcagatCCCCTGCAAACACGTGTTCTGCTACGACTGTGCTCTGCTGCAcgagaagaaaggagacaagcTGTGTCCCGGGTGAGCCCTTTGCCTGTGGTCACATTGTTGGCGTGTTGTGAGCGTACCGTGACTAACTCTCCGCTGGTCTTCAGAGTCTCTGACCGTGTGTCCCTGTTCAGCCTCACCATGTACACCTGCAGCGACCCGGTGCAGCGCATCGAGCAGAGCCAGCGCGGCGCGCTCTACATGTGCAGCGTGGTGCCCGGCTGCAAGCGCACCTACCTGTCTCAGCGCGACCTGCAGGCGCATGTCAACCACCGCCACCTGGGGGCGGCCAAGCCGGCCGCCGGCCGCCAGGAGCCCGTGCACCTGCCCCCCCAGTCCGAGGTCTCGACCGCCAAGCCCCCGCCCCACCTGCCCAAGAACCACGTTCACCTGCCCGGCCCCCTGCAGCACGGGGGCCACGACCCCACGCCAGCCCCCGCCTGTCCCacgaagccccgcccccgcccgCCCTCGGCCCCGAGACATTCCGCATCTCCACGGTGACGACCCGCAAGCACAGCAACCTCATCACCGTGCCCATCCAGgacgactcctcctcctcccgggaGCCCCTCTCCGGGGGCCCCGCTCAGCCGCCCCACCACCACCCGGGGGACTACCCGGGTCAGCCCCCTGTGGGGTCCCACTCTCACCACATGATGGCTCCACAGCAGCACTGCCCCGCCTCCCCCATCAGCCACCCCATGCAGCATCCGGCCCAGGCCTCCGGCACGCCGCACATGGTGTACAACCAGGCCCCCCATGTCCAGCGCTCCCCCGCCCATCACTCCGCCCCCGGGCCACATTATGGGCCAGATGCCCCCCTATATGAACCACCCGCCGCCGGGACCGCCGCCGCAGCACAGCGGCCCGCCGGGCAACGCCCCCCCGCCTCACCACTACAACCCCAACGCCATGCAGCAGTTCCCCGAGGACCAGGGCACCCTCAGCCCCCCGTTCAGCCAGCCGGGGGGGCTCAGCCCCGGGATGTGGCCCGCTCCCAGGGGGCCCCCCCCACCACGGATGCAGGGTCCTCCGCAGGGCCAGATGCCCGGGCCTCACCACCCCGACCAGGGCCGCTACCGGCCTTATTACCAGTAGCCGCTCCCCGGAGGACCGTCGCCCTCCGGGGTCAGGACTCCTTGACCCCAAAGCCAACGTGTGTCATCGAGTGTCCTGGACCTTTTGTTTGGAATAGACTGAGAGGAGCAGCCTCTATTTTAGTTTTCTAATAGCGTCTGgtaaatatttgtgtgtgtctatgtgggcTGAGTTCACACGCGTGTACATTGAAATAAAGGTTCAGGTGTGTTGGTGACCAGTGAATAATAAAAAGCGGTTTCCTTGATGACCTTCAGTCCCGTCTGTTGGAGCCGTTCAGTAAACACCGTGTGGCGCTGGAGGCAGGCCGGGACTTCAAGGTCGTCGGGGTCAGCTGGTGGTCTTCTTGCCAGGGTTGAGACTCGAGGAACACGAGACAATGTGTAGCGTTCCTCCACTAAAGgacaggtcacgtgaccttcATGCTCCTACAGTCTGCTCCATCACCTGCAGAAGACgacgtgtcacatgacctcaagACAACTAGtgtctttgtttttattcagaCTTTAAATCTTCCACATAACCAGAGTTACGCTTTTCATGAGTGAGCTTCATGTATGTATCATCTGTGtgcatcatatatatatctctgCATATTGCTCCGTGTTCAGGTTCACCTCTGAGGCGTTAGCATGTTAGCTTCCCGTACCCTCCGGCCTGCAGCACGCCGTCATGGAGGCTCGGGAACAAGATGGAGGTCGAGATCTCCTCGTCGAAGAAACTACAGCGGTGTAGTTTATCCAGGATGCTCGCTGTGTTCCCCAGGTGAGTCAGTCGTGTTCCCAGGTGAGTCAGTCGTGTTCCCCAGGTGAGTCAGTCGTGTTCCCAGGTGAGCTGCCGTCCCAGGTGAGTCAGTCGTGTTCCCAGGTGAGTCAGTCGTGTCCCCAGGTGAGTCAGTCGTGTCCCCAGGTGAGTCAGTCGTGTTCCCAGGTGAGTCAGTCGTGTTCCCAGGTGAGTCAGTCGTGTTCCCAGGTGAGTCAGTCGTGTTCCCAGGTGAGTCAGTCGTGTTCCCAGGTGAGTCAGTCGTGTTCCCCAGGTGAGTCAGTCGTGTCCCCAGGTGAGTCAGTCGTGTCCCCAGGTGAGTCAGTCGTGTTCCCAGGTGAGTCAGTCGTGTTCCCAGGTGAGTCAGTCGTGTTCCCAGGTGAGTCAGTCGTGTTCCCAGGTGAGCTGGGGTGTTCCCAGGTGAGCTGGGTTCCCAGGTGAGCAGTCGTGTCCCCAGGTGAGTGAAGGCTGTATCACAGGAGGAGAACCACAACACACGAGATCGGGAGAGAAGGTCGTAGAGGCcgagacgggagagaaggctgcagaggctgacgggagagaaggtcaggagcaGAGGCGAGACGGGAGAGAAGGTCAGGTAGAGGCTGTGAGACGGGGAGAAGGCTGATAGAGGCTGTAGACGGGAGAGAAGGCAGAGGCCtggggagacggggagagaaggtcagagaggtcagagacgggagagaaggccgagaggccgagacggggagagaaggccagAGGCCAGACGGGGAGAAGGCCGAGAGGtcagagacgggagagaaggctacagacgggagagaaggccgaGACGGGGAGGCCGTAGAGGCCGACGGGGAGAAGGCCGTAGAGAggccgagacggggagagaaggccatagaggccgagacggggagagaaggccgtagaggcagagacgggagagaagggCGTGATAGAGggtagacggggagagaaggccgacaGAGGCTCGGGGAGAAGGGAGAAGGCGTAGAGGTCAGACGGGAGAGAAGGCTGTAGAGgccagacggggagagaaggctgtAGAGGCTGTGAGACGGGGAGAAGGTTTGTAGAGGCCAGACgtgagggagagaaggccgaTAGAGGTCAGGAGACGTGATCGGGAGAGAAGGTCAGTAGAGGGCAGAGACGGGAGAAGGCCGTCAGAGGCCGAGATTTTAGAGGTCAAGATAGAggccgagacggggagagaaggccgtagaGTCTGGTGACGGGCGAGAAGGCTGTAGAggccgagacggggagagaaggccgacaGAGGCcggagacgggagagaaggccgtagaggccgagacgggagagaaggcagagaggccgagacgggagagaaggccgatagaggccgagacggggagagaaggcctgACAGAGGTGAGACGGGGGAGAAGGCCGATAGAggccgagacggggagagaaggatAGAGGCCGAGACGAGAGAAGGCAGGAGCCTGCAGATGGGGAGAAGGCCGCATAGAGCCCTGATGGAGAGAAGGCCGTAGAGGCCGAGACGGGGGAAGGCAGAGTAGAGTTGTAGGACGGGAGAGAAGGTAGAGTAGCTGTGAGACGGGGGAGAAGGCCGATAGAGgtcagagacggggagagaaggcagtagaggccgagacggggagagaaggtcagatagaggtcagagacggggagagaaggccgagaGGCCGGGGAGAAGGTCAGGTAGAGGCTGTGGGACGGGGAGAGGCCGGTAGAGGCCAGACGGGGGAGGCCGTGGTAGAGGTCAGAGAttggggagagaaggccgtagaggccgagagggggagaaggtcagacagaggccgagacggggagagaaggccggtagaggccgagacggggagagaaggtcaGATAGAGGCCGAGACGGGAGAGAAGGTCAGACAGAGGTCGTgagacgggagagaaggccggtagaggccgagacggggagagaaggccgagaggcagagatggagagaaggccGTGAGCAGAGCTGTGGTCcgaggagagaaggccgtagAGGCCGTGAGATCGGGAGAGAAGGTCAGAGAGAGGCcgagacgggagagaaggccagagaggccgagacgggagagaaggccgtagaGGCGAGACGGGGAGAAGGCCGAGAGGCCGAGATGGGGGAGAAGGCTGTAGAGGCCGAGACGGGAGAGAGGGCCGGTAGAGGCCAGACGGGGAGAAGGCCGTGAGGCCGACGGGGGAGAAGGCTGTAGAggccgagacggggagagaaggctgcagaggccgtagacgggagagaaggtcggaggccgagacggggagagaaggtaGAGGCCAGACGAGAAGGTTGTAGAggccgagacggggagagaaggccgagaggccagagacggggagagaaggccgtagaggccgagacgggagagaaggccgtagaggccagagacggggagagaaggctgcagaggccgagacgggagagaaggcTGTAGAGGCCGGACGGGGGAGAGAAGGTCAGAGAGGTGTGAGACGGGAGAGAAGGTTTAGAGGCCGGGGACGGGGAGAAGGCCTATAGAGGCCGTAGACGGGGAGAAGGCCGAGCAGAGGCCGAGACGGGGAGAAGGCCGATAGAgtcagagacggggagagaaggccgtagagaggccgagacgggagagaaggccggTAGAGTCAGAGGACgtggggagagaaggccgtagaGGCCAGACGGAGACGAGGGAGAGAAGGCCGATAGAGGCCGAGACGGGGAGAAGGTCCGAGTAGAggccgagacggggagagaaggccgagaggccgagacgggagagaaggccgagcagaggtcagacgggagagaaggccgtagaGGCCAGGAGATTTGGGGAGAAGGCGGGAGAggccgagacggggagagaaagaggccgAGAGTTttagacggggagagaaggccgagaGGCCAGAGACGGGGAGAAGGCAGTAGAGGCCGAGACGGGAGAGAaggtcaggtagaggtcagaCGGGGAGAAGGTCAGTAGAGgtcagagacggggagagaaggccagaggtcagagacgggagagagaagaCCGTAGAGgtcagagacggagagaaggccGTAGAGGCCGAGATGCAGAGAAGGCCGTAGAGGCCGAGACGGGGAGAAGGCCGATGGTAGAggccgagacggggagagaaggccgagtagaggccgtgagtgagacgggagagaaggccgaTAGAGGCCGAGATGAGACGGgagagaaggtcaggagcaGAGGTCAGAGATCGGGGAGAAGTGCCGATAGAGGCCGAGACGGGAGAGAAGGTCGAGATCGAGCAGAGGCCTttagagacggggagagaaggcagaGCAGAGGCcggggagacggggagagaaggccagAGTAGAGgtcagagacggggagagaaggccgatagaggtcagagacggggagagaaggtcaGAGTAGAGGCCCAGAgcgggagagaaggccgtataGAGGCCctagacggggagagaaggccgagtAGAGGCCAGAGgacgggagagaaggccgtcAGGAGACGGgcaggaggaggctgcagaTGGGAGAGAAGGCCGAGCAGAGGccgagagacggggagagaaggccgagcAGAGGCCGAGATGGGAGAGAAGGAGGCCGAGACGGGAGAGAAGGTCGGTAGAGTAACAGAGCTTAGAGGCCTGGGAGAGAAGGTCAGAGATCGGGAGAGAGAAGGCCGATAGAGGCCGAGATGGGAGGGAGAAGGCCAGATAGAGGCCAGACGAAGGTCAGAGGtgggagagaaggccgtataGAGGCCGTAGACGtgggagagaaggccgtatagaggccgtagacggggagagaaggccgtatagaggccgtagacggggagagaagttcagagcagaggtcagagacggggagagaaggtcaGAGTAGAGGtcagagacgggagagaagtGCCGATAGAGCcgtagacggggagagaaggccgtagaGGTCAGACGTGCagacgggagagaaggccgaGCAGAGGACcgtgagacgggagagagaggatCGTAGAAGGCCCAGGAGGactgagacggggagagaaggcctgTAGAGGTCCGAGACGGGGAGAAGGTCAGAGCAGAggccgagacggggagagaaggctgtGTCAGATAGAGGCCAGAGACGGCGAGAGAAGGCCGGTAGAGGCcgtgagacggggagagaaggtcaGATTGGAGAGAAGGCCGTATAGAGGCCAGTAGACGTGGGGAGAGAAGGTTGCAGTAGAGGCCGAGACGGGGGAGAAGGCCGATGAgatcagaaggagagagagaggccgtgAGACGGGAGAAGGCGTGATAGAAAGGGACGGTGGGGAGAAGGCCGATAGAAGGCCGTAGACAGAGGCCGTGATCTGACGAGAGAAGGCCGTAGAGTCCGTAGATGGCGAGAGAAGGCTCAAGTAGAGGTCCTgcaagagacggggagagaagccGTCAGAGGCCAGAGACGGGAGAGAATAGATGCAGAGAAGGCCGACAGAGgctgagacggggagagaagggagaaggCTTTATAGAGGCCGAGATCGGCGGGAGAAGGCCAGAGTAGAGgctgagacggggagagaaggtctAGAGgccagacggggagagaaggtcaGAAGGATAGAGGTCAGAGACGTGGGAGAAGGCCGCATAGAGGCCagacgggagagaaggccgtagaGGCCGAGAAGGCTGagtagacggggagagaaggccgagcAGAGGCCGAGACGGGAGAGAAGGTCAGAGTAGGCAGGctagagacggggagagaaggctgGCAGGTCAGAGGCCGAGACGGGGGGAGAAGGTCGAGTAGAGGCAGAgacgagacgggagagaaggcTGCAGAGGCTCAGAGACGGGGAGAAGGCCAGAGGCCGTAGAGACGGGGAGAAGGCCGGTATAGAGTAcagagacgggggagagacgAGAAGGTCAGGTAGAGGCCGTAGACGGGGGAGAGAAGGCCAGGTAGAGGTCAGACGGGAGAGAAGGCCAGTAGAGGTCAGagatgggagagggagagaaggccgaTAGAGgctgagacggggagagaaggccgtgagAGGCCGATGAGATGGGAGAGAAGGCCGAGCAGAggccgagacggggagagaaggccggtagaggtcagagagattcgggagagaaggccgtgtagaggccgtagacgagggagagaaggccgtgtaGAGCTATGAGATCTATCGAGAGAAGGCCAGAGCAGAGGCCAAGAGACtagggagagaaggccgtagaGGCCGAGACGAGGGAGAGAAGGTCGATAGAGGTCAGAGACGGGGAGTAGAGAAGGCGCCGATAGAGTACgtggagacggggagagaaggcagaCCGATAGAGGCCGTGAGACGGGAGAGAAAGCCAGTAGA
This is a stretch of genomic DNA from Pseudoliparis swirei isolate HS2019 ecotype Mariana Trench chromosome 10, NWPU_hadal_v1, whole genome shotgun sequence. It encodes these proteins:
- the LOC130200490 gene encoding LOW QUALITY PROTEIN: E3 ubiquitin-protein ligase Hakai-like (The sequence of the model RefSeq protein was modified relative to this genomic sequence to represent the inferred CDS: inserted 3 bases in 2 codons) — protein: MDPSDNDLQGSDGSGTLGGPDVRRRIPIKLISKQPIRTKPPARAPRPGSRPAKTEPVEPDNFGFKQEERFDCGAKSGDVFATQRRFPQALFWDYKLNLIGERDDVPIHFCDKCGLPIHLYGRMIPCKHVFCYDCALLHEKKGDKLCPGLTMYTCSDPVQRIEQSQRGALYMCSVVPGCKRTYLSQRDLQAHVNHRHLGAAKPAAGRQEPVHLPPQSEVSTAKPPPHLPKNHVHLPGPLQHGGHXPHASPRLSHEAPPPPALGPETFRISTVTTRKHSNLITVPIQDDSSSSREPLSGGPAQPPHHHPGDYPGQPPVGSHSHHMMAPQQHCPASPISHPMQHPAQASGTPHMVYNQXPPMSSAPPPITPPPGHIMGQMPPYMNHPPPGPPPQHSGPPGNAPPPHHYNPNAMQQFPEDQGTLSPPFSQPGGLSPGMWPAPRGPPPPRMQGPPQGQMPGPHHPDQGRYRPYYQ